The following are encoded together in the Coffea arabica cultivar ET-39 chromosome 1c, Coffea Arabica ET-39 HiFi, whole genome shotgun sequence genome:
- the LOC113725361 gene encoding indole-3-acetaldehyde oxidase-like isoform X1 codes for MEENGTKCPPSEAGNGSLVFAVNGEKFELATLDPSTTLLQFFRYHTRFKSVKLGCGEGGCGACVVMLSKYNPELDQVEDFSVSSCLTLLCSVNGCSITTSEGLGNSKDGFHPIHQRFAGFHASQCGYCTPGMCMSFFSALAKAEKTNRPEPPPGFSKLTVSEAEKAIAGNLCRCTGYRPIADACKSFAADVDLEDLGLNSFWRKGEPKEVKLSRLPLYTPDGRFSRFPEFLKGRSKSPKSLHLENSSWYTPTTLEELRSLLNSNLIENDKLRLVVGNTGMGYYKELDNYDRYIDLRYLSELQTIRRNHHGIEIGAAVTISKVIACLKDADTLNYSTDGKQVFEKLANHMEKIASGFIRNSASIGGNLVMAQRKSFPSDIATILLAVGSIVSITTGHKHESITLEEFLTRPPMDSRSVLLSVQIPHLEPKGNGNNSGSNSKLVFETYRAAPRPLGNALPYLNAAFLADVSHQVSGVLVNNIQLVFGAYGTKHATRARKVEEYLSGRMLSASVLYEAVKLVKVDVMPAVGTSHAAYRTSLAIGFLFQFLSPFLRVGSVACGGLSNGLTGDLLKDSLENHRDTSLCQWEYSKLLLSAKQELKSSKEYHPVGEPITKSGAAIQASGEAVYVDDIPSPPNCLHGAFIYSTKPLARVKGVDLESNNQLSGVAALISYKDIPEQGENVGSKAMFGSEPLFADDLTRCAGQQIAFVVANTQKFADIAANSALVKYDTANLDPPILTIEEAVERSSFFQVPPFLYPKQVGDFSKGMAEADHKILSAEIKLPSQYYFYMETQTALAVPDEDNCMVVYSSIQCPELTHSVIATCLGVPEHNIRVITRRVGGGFGGKAIKAMPVATACALAAHKLRRPVRTYLNRKTDTILSGGRHPMKITYSVGFKSNGKVTALHLDILINAGISADISPLMPANIIGALKKYNWGALSFDIKVCKTNHSSKSAMRAPGDAQGSFIAEAVIEHVASILSMEVDSVRNLNLHTFQTLNVFYGESAGEALEYTLTDMWEKLGASSCLLQRKEMIEQFNQINKWKKRGISRVPIIYEVTLRPTPGKVSILSDGSIVVEVGGIEIGQGLWTKVKQMTAFALSSIGCSGTENLVEKVRVVQADTLSLVQGGFTAGSTTSESSCEAVRLCCNVLVERLAPLKSKLEEQVGPVNWDVLILQAHYQSVNLAANSYYVPDSSFMRYLNYGVAVSEVEINILTGEAKIVQADILYDSGQSMNPAVDLGQIEGAFVQGIGFFMHEEYLINEDGLTISDGTWTYKIPTIDTIPMQLNVEVLNSGHHQKHILSSKASGEPPLLLAASVHCATRAAIKEARKQLNSWNRLDGPNPAFQLDVPAIMPVVKNLCGLDNVERYLESLLHGFDDPTDT; via the exons ATGGAGGAAAATGGGACAAAATGTCCGCCTTCAGAAGCTGGCAATGGTAGTCTTGTGTTTGCAGTGAATGGAGAGAAGTTTGAGCTGGCAACTCTTGACCCTTCAACTACTTTGCTTCAGTTCTTTCGTTATCATACTCGTTTCAAGAGTGTCAAGCTTGGTTGTGGTGAAG GTGGTTGTGGTGCTTGTGTTGTTATGCTGTCTAAATATAACCCTGAGCTTGATCAAGTTGAAGATTTTTCTGTGAGTTCGTGTCTAACACTTCTTTGCAGTGTAAATGGTTGCTCAATTACTACCAGTGAAGGACTTGGAAACAGTAAAGATGGTTTCCATCCAATTCATCAAAGATTTGCTGGATTCCATGCTTCTCAGTGTGGATATTGCACCCCTGGAATGTGCATGTCATTTTTTTCAGCACTCGCAAAAGCTGAAAAAACAAATAGGCCAGAACCACCACCAGGATTTTCCAAGCTGACTGTTTCTGAAGCTGAAAAGGCTATAGCAGGAAACCTGTGTCGCTGTACTGGATATCGACCCATTGCTGATGCCTGCAAAAGTTTTGCTGCTGATGTTGATTTGGAGGATTTGGGACTGAACTCCTTTTGGAGAAAAGGAGAGCCAAAGGAGGTTAAGTTGAGTAGATTGCCTTTGTATACTCCCGATGGTAGGTTCAGTagatttccagaatttttgaaaGGTAGGTCCAAGTCACCAAAGAGCTTGCATTTAGAAAACAGTTCTTGGTACACTCCTACTACTCTTGAGGAGCTTAGAAGCTTGTTGAACTCCAACTTGATTGAGAATGATAAGCTTAGGCTAGTAGTTGGTAACACTGGGATGGGTTATTACAAAGAACTAGATAATTACGACAGATACATTGATTTGAGATATTTGTCTGAGCTTCAAACGATTAGAAGAAATCACCATGGAATCGAAATTGGGGCTGCAGTGACAATCTCTAAAGTTATTGCATGTTTGAAGGATGCTGATACCTTAAATTATTCCACCGATGGCAAGCAGGTCTTTGAAAAGTTGGCTAACCATATGGAGAAAATTGCTTCAGGGTTCATTAGAAACTCAGCAAGTATTGGTGGAAATTTGGTAATGGCACAAAGAAAAAGTTTTCCTTCAGATATAGCTACTATACTTCTTGCTGTAGGTTCTATTGTTAGTATAACAACCGGTCACAAGCATGAAAGTATCACATTAGAGGAATTTTTGACAAGACCACCCATGGATTCAAGAAGTGTGCTACTCAGTGTCCAGATTCCGCATTTGGAGCCAAAAGGAAATGGTAACAACAGTGGATCCAATTCCAAATTGGTTTTTGAGACCTATCGTGCTGCACCACGACCGCTGGGAAATGCTTTGCCTTATTTGAATGCAGCATTCCTGGCTGATGTGTCTCAtcaagtaagtggagttctagtAAATAATATCCAATTGGTTTTTGGTGCTTATGGGACTAAACATGCAACAAGAGCAAGAAAGGTTGAGGAGTACCTTTCAGGGAGGATGCTAAGTGCTAGTGTTCTATATGAAGCAGTAAAGTTAGTTAAAGTCGATGTAATGCCTGCAGTTGGCACTTCACATGCTGCTTACAGGACGAGCTTGGCAATTGGTTTTCTTTTCCAGTTTCTTTCTCCATTTTTGAGAGTTGGTTCTGTGGCTTGTGGTGGTCTATCCAATGGGTTGACTGGTGATTTGCTGAAGGATTCTTTGGAAAACCATAGAGATACTTCTCTATGTCAATGGGAATATTCAAAATTGTTGTTATCAGCAAAGCAGGAGTTGAAATCAAGTAAAGAGTACCATCCAGTTGGAGAACCAATTACTAAGTCTGGTGCTGCCATCCAAGCTTCAG GAGAAGCGGTGTATGTTGATGACATTCCATCACCTCCAAACTGTCTCCATGGAGCCTTTATCTATAGTACAAAACCTTTAGCAAGGGTAAAAGGTGTGgacttggaatcaaataatcAACTAAGTGGAGTTGCTGCTCTTATATCTTATAAAGATATTCCAGAACAAGGGGAAAATGTAGGATCTAAGGCTATGTTTGGTTCTGAACCTTTATTTGCTGATGACCTCACCAGGTGTGCAGGACAGCAAATAGCATTCGTG GTAGCAAACACACAAAAGTTTGCTGATATTGCAGCAAACTCAGCTCTGGTCAAGTATGACACCGCAAATCTGGATCCACCAATTTTAACCATTGAAGAAGCTGTTGAGAGGTCAAGCTTTTTTCAGGTCCCTCCTTTCTTGTACCCAAAACAGGTTGGTGATTTCTCAAAAGGAATGGCTGAAgctgatcacaaaattctttcTGCTGAG ATCAAACTTCCTTCACAGTACTACTTTTATATGGAGACACAAACTGCCCTTGCTGTCCCGGATGAAGACAATTGCATGGTGGTTTATAGCTCAATTCAATGTCCAGAGCTCACTCACAGTGTAATTGCAACATGTCTTGGAGTTCCCGAGCATAATATTCGTGTAATTACAAGAAGAGTTGGTGGAGGCTTTGGAGGCAAGGCAATTAAAGCAATGCCT GTTGCTACAGCATGTGCACTTGCAGCACATAAATTACGCCGCCCTGTCAGGACATATCTCAATCGCAAGACTGACACTATATTGAGTGGAGGAAGACATCCAATGAAAATAACTTACAGTGTCGGATTCAAATCAAATGGAAAGGTCACAGCCTTGCACCTTGACATATTAATCAATGCAGGGATATCTGCAGATATAAGCCCCCTCATGCCAGCAAACATAATTGGAGCCCTTAAAAAGTATAATTGGGGTGCTCTGTCATTTGACATAAAAGTTTGCAAGACAAATCATTCTAGCAAATCTGCAATGAGAGCTCCTGGGGACGCTCAAGGATCTTTTATTGCTGAAGCTGTTATAGAACATGTAGCATCCATACTTTCCATGGAGGTAGACTCTGTTAGGAACTTGAATCTTCATACATTTCAAACCCTTAATGTGTTCTATGGGGAGTCTGCAGGTGAAGCACTAGAATATACGTTGACCGACATGTGGGAAAAATTGGGTGCATCTTCATGCTTACTCCAGAGAAAGGAAATGATAGAGCAGTTTAATCAGATCAACAAATGGAAAAAAAGAGGTATTTCGCGGGTTCCAATTATATATGAAGTAACTCTAAGACCAACCCCTGGAAAAGTTAGCATACTCTCGGATGGATCCATTGTTGTAGAAGTAGGAGGAATAGAAATAGGCCAGGGGCTCTGGACTAAGGTAAAACAGATGACTGCATTTGCTCTCAGTTCAATTGGATGTAGTGGGACTGAGAACCTGGTGGAAAAAGTACGAGTTGTACAAGCAGATACCTTAAGCTTGGTGCAAGGGGGTTTCACTGCTGGAAGCACAACATCTGAATCAAGCTGTGAAGCAGTCAGATTATGCTGCAATGTCTTAGTTGAAAGACTAGCCCCACTCAAAAGTAAGTTGGAGGAACAAGTGGGTCCTGTTAATTGGGATGTCCTGATACTTCAG GCACATTATCAATCTGTGAACTTGGCTGCAAATTCTTACTATGTGCCTGATTCCAGTTTCATGCGTTACCTGAACTATGGTGTTGCTGTTAGCGAg GTAGAGATAAATATACTGACAGGAGAAGCTAAAATTGTGCAAGCAGACATTCTCTATGATTCTGGACAAAGCATGAACCCTGCAGTGGATTTGGGACAG ATCGAAGGAGCTTTTGTTCAAGGAATTGGATTCTTTATGCACGAAGAATACCTTATCAATGAAGATGGATTGACAATTTCAGATGGCACATGGACGTACAAAATCCCAACTATTGATACCATACCGATGCAGTTGAATGTCGAAGTGCTAAATAGTGGACATCACCAAAAGCACATTCTATCATCTAAAG CCTCTGGAGAACCACCATTGCTTCTGGCAGCCTCAGTACATTGTGCAACAAGGGCAGCAATTAAGGAAGCCCGGAAACAGCTAAATAGTTGGAACAGACTTGATGGACCAAATCCAGCTTTCCAGTTGGATGTCCCAGCTATTATGCCTGTTGTGAAGAACCTCTGTGGCTTGGACAATGTAGAGAGGTACTTGGAAAGCTTGCTCCATGGATTTGATGATCCCACAGACACTTAA
- the LOC113725361 gene encoding abscisic-aldehyde oxidase-like isoform X2 produces MEENGTKCPPSEAGNGSLVFAVNGEKFELATLDPSTTLLQFFRYHTRFKSVKLGCGEGGCGACVVMLSKYNPELDQVEDFSVSSCLTLLCSVNGCSITTSEGLGNSKDGFHPIHQRFAGFHASQCGYCTPGMCMSFFSALAKAEKTNRPEPPPGFSKLTVSEAEKAIAGNLCRCTGYRPIADACKSFAADVDLEDLGLNSFWRKGEPKEVKLSRLPLYTPDGRFSRFPEFLKGRSKSPKSLHLENSSWYTPTTLEELRSLLNSNLIENDKLRLVVGNTGMGYYKELDNYDRYIDLRYLSELQTIRRNHHGIEIGAAVTISKVIACLKDADTLNYSTDGKQVFEKLANHMEKIASGFIRNSASIGGNLVMAQRKSFPSDIATILLAVGSIVSITTGHKHESITLEEFLTRPPMDSRSVLLSVQIPHLEPKGNGNNSGSNSKLVFETYRAAPRPLGNALPYLNAAFLADVSHQVSGVLVNNIQLVFGAYGTKHATRARKVEEYLSGRMLSASVLYEAVKLVKVDVMPAVGTSHAAYRTSLAIGFLFQFLSPFLRVGSVACGGLSNGLTGDLLKDSLENHRDTSLCQWEYSKLLLSAKQELKSSKEYHPVGEPITKSGAAIQASGEAVYVDDIPSPPNCLHGAFIYSTKPLARVKGVDLESNNQLSGVAALISYKDIPEQGENVGSKAMFGSEPLFADDLTRCAGQQIAFVVANTQKFADIAANSALVKYDTANLDPPILTIEEAVERSSFFQVPPFLYPKQVGDFSKGMAEADHKILSAEIKLPSQYYFYMETQTALAVPDEDNCMVVYSSIQCPELTHSVIATCLGVPEHNIRVITRRVGGGFGGKAIKAMPVATACALAAHKLRRPVRTYLNRKTDTILSGGRHPMKITYSVGFKSNGKVTALHLDILINAGISADISPLMPANIIGALKKYNWGALSFDIKVCKTNHSSKSAMRAPGDAQGSFIAEAVIEHVASILSMEVDSVRNLNLHTFQTLNVFYGESAGEALEYTLTDMWEKLGASSCLLQRKEMIEQFNQINKWKKRGISRVPIIYEVTLRPTPGKVSILSDGSIVVEVGGIEIGQGLWTKVKQMTAFALSSIGCSGTENLVEKVRVVQADTLSLVQGGFTAGSTTSESSCEAVRLCCNVLVERLAPLKSKLEEQVGPVNWDVLILQAHYQSVNLAANSYYVPDSSFMRYLNYGVAVSEVEINILTGEAKIVQADILYDSGQSMNPAVDLGQAN; encoded by the exons ATGGAGGAAAATGGGACAAAATGTCCGCCTTCAGAAGCTGGCAATGGTAGTCTTGTGTTTGCAGTGAATGGAGAGAAGTTTGAGCTGGCAACTCTTGACCCTTCAACTACTTTGCTTCAGTTCTTTCGTTATCATACTCGTTTCAAGAGTGTCAAGCTTGGTTGTGGTGAAG GTGGTTGTGGTGCTTGTGTTGTTATGCTGTCTAAATATAACCCTGAGCTTGATCAAGTTGAAGATTTTTCTGTGAGTTCGTGTCTAACACTTCTTTGCAGTGTAAATGGTTGCTCAATTACTACCAGTGAAGGACTTGGAAACAGTAAAGATGGTTTCCATCCAATTCATCAAAGATTTGCTGGATTCCATGCTTCTCAGTGTGGATATTGCACCCCTGGAATGTGCATGTCATTTTTTTCAGCACTCGCAAAAGCTGAAAAAACAAATAGGCCAGAACCACCACCAGGATTTTCCAAGCTGACTGTTTCTGAAGCTGAAAAGGCTATAGCAGGAAACCTGTGTCGCTGTACTGGATATCGACCCATTGCTGATGCCTGCAAAAGTTTTGCTGCTGATGTTGATTTGGAGGATTTGGGACTGAACTCCTTTTGGAGAAAAGGAGAGCCAAAGGAGGTTAAGTTGAGTAGATTGCCTTTGTATACTCCCGATGGTAGGTTCAGTagatttccagaatttttgaaaGGTAGGTCCAAGTCACCAAAGAGCTTGCATTTAGAAAACAGTTCTTGGTACACTCCTACTACTCTTGAGGAGCTTAGAAGCTTGTTGAACTCCAACTTGATTGAGAATGATAAGCTTAGGCTAGTAGTTGGTAACACTGGGATGGGTTATTACAAAGAACTAGATAATTACGACAGATACATTGATTTGAGATATTTGTCTGAGCTTCAAACGATTAGAAGAAATCACCATGGAATCGAAATTGGGGCTGCAGTGACAATCTCTAAAGTTATTGCATGTTTGAAGGATGCTGATACCTTAAATTATTCCACCGATGGCAAGCAGGTCTTTGAAAAGTTGGCTAACCATATGGAGAAAATTGCTTCAGGGTTCATTAGAAACTCAGCAAGTATTGGTGGAAATTTGGTAATGGCACAAAGAAAAAGTTTTCCTTCAGATATAGCTACTATACTTCTTGCTGTAGGTTCTATTGTTAGTATAACAACCGGTCACAAGCATGAAAGTATCACATTAGAGGAATTTTTGACAAGACCACCCATGGATTCAAGAAGTGTGCTACTCAGTGTCCAGATTCCGCATTTGGAGCCAAAAGGAAATGGTAACAACAGTGGATCCAATTCCAAATTGGTTTTTGAGACCTATCGTGCTGCACCACGACCGCTGGGAAATGCTTTGCCTTATTTGAATGCAGCATTCCTGGCTGATGTGTCTCAtcaagtaagtggagttctagtAAATAATATCCAATTGGTTTTTGGTGCTTATGGGACTAAACATGCAACAAGAGCAAGAAAGGTTGAGGAGTACCTTTCAGGGAGGATGCTAAGTGCTAGTGTTCTATATGAAGCAGTAAAGTTAGTTAAAGTCGATGTAATGCCTGCAGTTGGCACTTCACATGCTGCTTACAGGACGAGCTTGGCAATTGGTTTTCTTTTCCAGTTTCTTTCTCCATTTTTGAGAGTTGGTTCTGTGGCTTGTGGTGGTCTATCCAATGGGTTGACTGGTGATTTGCTGAAGGATTCTTTGGAAAACCATAGAGATACTTCTCTATGTCAATGGGAATATTCAAAATTGTTGTTATCAGCAAAGCAGGAGTTGAAATCAAGTAAAGAGTACCATCCAGTTGGAGAACCAATTACTAAGTCTGGTGCTGCCATCCAAGCTTCAG GAGAAGCGGTGTATGTTGATGACATTCCATCACCTCCAAACTGTCTCCATGGAGCCTTTATCTATAGTACAAAACCTTTAGCAAGGGTAAAAGGTGTGgacttggaatcaaataatcAACTAAGTGGAGTTGCTGCTCTTATATCTTATAAAGATATTCCAGAACAAGGGGAAAATGTAGGATCTAAGGCTATGTTTGGTTCTGAACCTTTATTTGCTGATGACCTCACCAGGTGTGCAGGACAGCAAATAGCATTCGTG GTAGCAAACACACAAAAGTTTGCTGATATTGCAGCAAACTCAGCTCTGGTCAAGTATGACACCGCAAATCTGGATCCACCAATTTTAACCATTGAAGAAGCTGTTGAGAGGTCAAGCTTTTTTCAGGTCCCTCCTTTCTTGTACCCAAAACAGGTTGGTGATTTCTCAAAAGGAATGGCTGAAgctgatcacaaaattctttcTGCTGAG ATCAAACTTCCTTCACAGTACTACTTTTATATGGAGACACAAACTGCCCTTGCTGTCCCGGATGAAGACAATTGCATGGTGGTTTATAGCTCAATTCAATGTCCAGAGCTCACTCACAGTGTAATTGCAACATGTCTTGGAGTTCCCGAGCATAATATTCGTGTAATTACAAGAAGAGTTGGTGGAGGCTTTGGAGGCAAGGCAATTAAAGCAATGCCT GTTGCTACAGCATGTGCACTTGCAGCACATAAATTACGCCGCCCTGTCAGGACATATCTCAATCGCAAGACTGACACTATATTGAGTGGAGGAAGACATCCAATGAAAATAACTTACAGTGTCGGATTCAAATCAAATGGAAAGGTCACAGCCTTGCACCTTGACATATTAATCAATGCAGGGATATCTGCAGATATAAGCCCCCTCATGCCAGCAAACATAATTGGAGCCCTTAAAAAGTATAATTGGGGTGCTCTGTCATTTGACATAAAAGTTTGCAAGACAAATCATTCTAGCAAATCTGCAATGAGAGCTCCTGGGGACGCTCAAGGATCTTTTATTGCTGAAGCTGTTATAGAACATGTAGCATCCATACTTTCCATGGAGGTAGACTCTGTTAGGAACTTGAATCTTCATACATTTCAAACCCTTAATGTGTTCTATGGGGAGTCTGCAGGTGAAGCACTAGAATATACGTTGACCGACATGTGGGAAAAATTGGGTGCATCTTCATGCTTACTCCAGAGAAAGGAAATGATAGAGCAGTTTAATCAGATCAACAAATGGAAAAAAAGAGGTATTTCGCGGGTTCCAATTATATATGAAGTAACTCTAAGACCAACCCCTGGAAAAGTTAGCATACTCTCGGATGGATCCATTGTTGTAGAAGTAGGAGGAATAGAAATAGGCCAGGGGCTCTGGACTAAGGTAAAACAGATGACTGCATTTGCTCTCAGTTCAATTGGATGTAGTGGGACTGAGAACCTGGTGGAAAAAGTACGAGTTGTACAAGCAGATACCTTAAGCTTGGTGCAAGGGGGTTTCACTGCTGGAAGCACAACATCTGAATCAAGCTGTGAAGCAGTCAGATTATGCTGCAATGTCTTAGTTGAAAGACTAGCCCCACTCAAAAGTAAGTTGGAGGAACAAGTGGGTCCTGTTAATTGGGATGTCCTGATACTTCAG GCACATTATCAATCTGTGAACTTGGCTGCAAATTCTTACTATGTGCCTGATTCCAGTTTCATGCGTTACCTGAACTATGGTGTTGCTGTTAGCGAg GTAGAGATAAATATACTGACAGGAGAAGCTAAAATTGTGCAAGCAGACATTCTCTATGATTCTGGACAAAGCATGAACCCTGCAGTGGATTTGGGACAG gcaaaCTGA